A portion of the uncultured Draconibacterium sp. genome contains these proteins:
- the recR gene encoding recombination mediator RecR produces the protein MNIDKYPSRLLEAAVNEFSKLPGIGRKSALRLVLHLLRQDKEEVNSFGNSLIQLRNEIKHCKICHNISDSETCQICSNPSRNNSVICVVENIRDVMSVENTHQFNGLYHVLGGIISPMDGIGPAELEIDSLIERVESGEVVEIILALSTTMEGDTTNFYIYRKLKGKEVKISTLARGVSIGDELEYTDEITLGRSLMNRVPFESSLGK, from the coding sequence ATGAACATCGATAAATATCCATCGCGCTTATTGGAAGCTGCCGTTAACGAATTCTCGAAACTTCCGGGCATTGGCCGCAAAAGTGCTTTACGCCTTGTTTTGCATCTTTTACGGCAAGATAAGGAGGAAGTAAATTCATTTGGTAACAGCCTTATACAACTGCGAAATGAAATAAAACACTGTAAAATCTGCCACAACATTTCAGATAGCGAAACCTGCCAGATTTGTTCTAATCCATCGCGCAACAACAGTGTTATTTGTGTGGTTGAGAATATTCGCGATGTGATGTCGGTAGAGAACACCCACCAGTTTAACGGACTTTACCACGTACTGGGAGGCATAATTTCGCCAATGGATGGAATTGGCCCCGCCGAATTGGAAATTGATTCATTGATAGAACGAGTGGAATCGGGAGAAGTGGTTGAAATTATTCTGGCCCTATCAACAACCATGGAAGGCGACACCACCAACTTTTACATTTACCGCAAACTGAAAGGAAAAGAAGTAAAAATCTCAACACTGGCGCGCGGGGTATCTATTGGCGACGAGCTGGAATACACCGACGAAATAACGCTTGGCCGCTCGTTGATGAACCGGGTACCTTTCGAAAGTTCGCTCGGAAAATAA